DNA sequence from the bacterium genome:
GCTCCATGTTCGCGCATCAGGCTCGCGGCCATCCCGGGATCCAGGTCCGCGTCGGTCTGGCGTATGGCCAGCACAAAACGATCGTCGGTGACCCGCGGGTGAACGAGATTGGGTTTGGACCACGGGAACAAACCGGAACGAATCAGCAAGACGAGGACGGTGCCCAGCCCGGCGGCGAGCACCGCGGATTCGAACGTCACCGGGATGAAGGCGGGCACCGAGTTTAGCGGCTTGCCCCCGATGTTGGTCGGCCAGTCCACTGCCGAGGTCCAGATCTGAAAGGCCAGCATCGCCGAGGCGCCAAATGCCCCGAGTGCAAAGCACAGCCACGTGATGCGGGACGGCTTGAGACCCATCGCACGGTCGAGGCCATGCACCGGATACGGCGCGTAGACGTCGACGATCTCGTAACCCCGCTCACGGCAGGCGCGGGTCACGGCGAGAATCTC
Encoded proteins:
- a CDS encoding DUF3341 domain-containing protein, translated to MNRKLMGVFSREDEILAVTRACRERGYEIVDVYAPYPVHGLDRAMGLKPSRITWLCFALGAFGASAMLAFQIWTSAVDWPTNIGGKPLNSVPAFIPVTFESAVLAAGLGTVLVLLIRSGLFPWSKPNLVHPRVTDDRFVLAIRQTDADLDPGMAASLMREHGALDVREDIGEGMQELDEGRQ